Proteins encoded within one genomic window of Candidatus Hepatoplasma crinochetorum Av:
- the purB gene encoding adenylosuccinate lyase yields MIKRYSTEEMNFIWSEKHKFETYLEIEINVLKVFSDLKIIPKKDYIKIKNEANFDVEKIEEIEKIVKHDVIAFIKNISENLGEEKKWIHYKLTSTDIVDTANGLRFKEANILIKKALNNFLKVLKENSLIYKNTLIIGRTHGIHAEPTSFGLKWLLWYDEMQRNKKRFESAAKEVEVGKISGAVGNFANISSKIQDLVCKELKLHSAKISTQILQRDIYANYLHTIALIGTLLEKIAVEVRTLQRTEIAEVEEKFFETQKGSSAMPHKRNPISSENITGIARVLRSYVYPAYENIILWNERDISHSSVERIIFPDATTLIEYALKKYALILKNLVVNKEKMKENLDKTKGLIFSQKILNLLIKKGIERNLSYDLVQKVAIKSFLSKKSFKDLLLKEKEIRKILTEEEIKDIFEYKSFLKEEDIIYKRVLNNKGDF; encoded by the coding sequence ATGATAAAAAGATATAGCACAGAAGAGATGAATTTTATATGAAGTGAAAAGCATAAATTTGAAACATATTTAGAAATTGAAATTAATGTTTTAAAGGTTTTTTCTGATTTAAAAATTATTCCAAAAAAAGATTATATTAAAATAAAAAATGAAGCAAATTTTGATGTTGAAAAAATCGAGGAAATAGAAAAAATTGTAAAGCATGATGTAATTGCTTTTATTAAAAATATTTCTGAAAATCTTGGAGAAGAAAAAAAATGAATTCATTATAAATTAACTTCTACTGATATTGTCGATACGGCAAATGGACTTAGATTTAAAGAAGCTAATATTTTAATAAAAAAAGCTTTAAACAATTTTTTGAAAGTTTTAAAAGAAAATTCTCTTATATATAAAAATACTTTAATAATTGGTAGAACACATGGAATTCATGCGGAACCGACTTCATTTGGTTTAAAATGACTCTTATGATACGATGAAATGCAAAGAAATAAGAAACGTTTTGAATCAGCAGCAAAAGAAGTTGAAGTAGGAAAGATTTCGGGAGCAGTTGGTAATTTTGCCAATATTTCAAGTAAGATTCAAGATCTTGTTTGCAAAGAATTAAAATTACATTCAGCAAAAATATCAACACAAATTTTACAAAGAGATATTTATGCTAATTATTTACATACAATTGCTCTAATTGGAACTTTACTTGAAAAAATAGCAGTAGAAGTAAGAACATTACAGCGAACAGAAATAGCTGAAGTAGAAGAGAAATTTTTTGAAACACAAAAAGGATCATCTGCAATGCCTCATAAAAGAAATCCAATTTCTTCAGAAAATATTACAGGAATTGCTAGAGTTTTGAGAAGTTATGTTTATCCTGCTTATGAAAATATAATTTTATGAAATGAAAGAGATATTTCACATTCTTCTGTAGAAAGAATCATTTTTCCTGATGCAACAACATTAATTGAATATGCTCTTAAAAAATATGCTTTAATATTAAAAAATTTAGTTGTAAATAAAGAAAAAATGAAAGAAAATCTTGATAAAACAAAAGGATTGATTTTTTCACAAAAAATTCTTAATTTATTAATTAAAAAAGGAATTGAAAGAAACTTAAGTTATGATTTAGTACAAAAAGTTGCAATTAAATCATTTCTTTCTAAAAAAAGTTTTAAAGATTTATTATTAAAAGAAAAAGAGATCCGAAAAATTCTTACGGAAGAAGAAATAAAGGATATTTTTGAATATAAATCATTTTTAAAAGAAGAGGATATTATTTATAAAAGAGTTTTAAATAATAAAGGAGATTTTTAA
- a CDS encoding adenylosuccinate synthase, giving the protein MGTQWGDEGKGKITNYLAKKADFVVRYQGGNNAGHSIILDNKRFALHLLPSGIFYKNVCNILANGVVIDLFGLVEEINNLKKNNIKDINLLISERAHLVFPYHKEIDAIFEKAKGKNKIGTTKQGIGPAYTDKVTRIGIRVIDLFDQKYLEEKLKENIFWKNLFLKSLGINKEIDFDELLQKLLEARIIIKPFIKDTSKIIYDAILDNKKVLFEGAQGVQLCLDHGTYPFVTSSSPTASSIPLNTGIPANFINEVLGITKSYTTRVGNGVFLTEINDKIAAKIRIKGNEFGTTTGRARRIGWFDAVLIRYAKRINGITKISLTLFDVLSGIKELKIAINYSLDNKNIDCIPTLLKDLERVKVEYITLKGWDEDITNVKSFDALPENAKKYLKAIEKYGEIRIAQFSVGPKPEQTIDLEKIW; this is encoded by the coding sequence ATCGGAACACAATGAGGAGATGAAGGTAAAGGTAAGATAACAAATTATCTTGCAAAAAAAGCAGATTTTGTTGTTCGTTATCAAGGAGGAAATAATGCAGGACATTCAATTATTTTAGATAATAAAAGATTCGCATTACATCTTCTCCCTTCTGGTATATTTTATAAAAATGTTTGCAATATTTTAGCAAATGGTGTCGTAATTGATTTATTTGGTCTTGTAGAAGAAATTAATAATTTAAAAAAAAATAATATCAAAGATATAAATCTTTTAATCTCTGAAAGAGCCCATCTTGTTTTTCCTTATCATAAAGAGATTGATGCAATTTTTGAAAAAGCAAAAGGAAAAAATAAAATAGGAACAACAAAACAAGGGATTGGGCCTGCTTATACAGATAAAGTTACAAGAATTGGAATTAGAGTAATTGATTTATTCGATCAAAAATATTTAGAAGAAAAATTAAAGGAAAATATTTTTTGAAAAAATCTTTTCTTAAAAAGTCTCGGTATAAATAAAGAGATTGATTTTGATGAATTATTACAAAAATTATTAGAAGCAAGAATAATAATTAAACCTTTTATAAAAGATACATCAAAAATTATTTATGATGCAATTTTAGATAATAAAAAAGTTTTATTTGAAGGGGCACAAGGAGTTCAACTTTGTTTAGATCACGGAACATATCCTTTTGTTACCTCTTCTTCTCCTACTGCTTCTTCAATTCCTTTAAATACAGGAATTCCAGCAAATTTTATAAATGAAGTTTTAGGAATTACAAAATCCTATACAACAAGAGTTGGGAATGGGGTTTTTCTTACAGAAATAAATGATAAGATAGCAGCCAAAATTAGAATAAAAGGAAATGAATTTGGGACAACAACAGGAAGAGCAAGAAGAATTGGCTGATTTGATGCTGTATTAATAAGATATGCAAAAAGGATAAATGGAATTACAAAAATTTCACTTACATTATTTGATGTTCTAAGTGGAATTAAGGAATTAAAAATCGCAATTAATTATAGTTTAGATAACAAAAATATTGATTGTATTCCTACACTCTTAAAAGATTTAGAAAGAGTAAAAGTTGAATATATTACTTTAAAAGGTTGAGATGAAGATATTACAAATGTAAAATCTTTTGATGCATTACCAGAAAATGCTAAAAAATATTTAAAAGCAATTGAAAAATATGGAGAAATTCGAATTGCTCAATTTTCTGTTGGTCCTAAGCCAGAACAAACAATTGATCTTGAAAAAATTTGATAA
- a CDS encoding deoxyribonuclease IV, which translates to MKVEKKPLIGAHISFKKEDQLLGSIRDLLRINATSGAFYISNSRAYKKTLLLDQEKLKEAKKLAKANNFNIENIIVHSPLVGNIANIEKDQITFNLTKQSYLSDLKLMEKMGLKLFNFHPGSAKDKKLGILKCAEGINYLIENTKDDHTIICIETMMKKGNYIGANFSEISEIITNIKDKERIGVVIDTCHIWDGGYDLNNFNKVLDEFDQKIGLKYLKGLHINDSKNPLGSNKDRHQNIGKGYIGLSNLKKIIFHPKIINLPKALETPYGKDDFKRWKEEIDLLLN; encoded by the coding sequence ATGAAAGTAGAAAAGAAACCACTTATTGGTGCTCATATCTCCTTTAAAAAAGAAGATCAATTATTAGGTTCAATTCGTGATTTATTAAGAATAAATGCAACTTCAGGGGCTTTTTATATTTCAAATTCTCGTGCATATAAGAAAACATTATTATTAGATCAAGAAAAACTAAAAGAAGCAAAAAAATTAGCAAAAGCAAATAATTTTAATATTGAAAATATTATTGTTCATTCCCCTTTGGTTGGTAATATTGCAAATATTGAAAAAGATCAGATAACATTTAATCTTACAAAGCAGTCTTATTTAAGTGATTTAAAATTAATGGAGAAAATGGGCTTGAAATTATTTAATTTTCATCCAGGTTCAGCAAAGGATAAAAAACTAGGAATCTTAAAATGTGCTGAAGGAATTAATTATTTAATTGAAAATACAAAAGATGATCATACAATTATTTGCATTGAAACAATGATGAAAAAAGGAAATTACATCGGTGCTAATTTTTCAGAAATAAGCGAAATAATTACAAATATAAAAGATAAAGAAAGAATCGGTGTAGTAATTGACACTTGTCATATATGAGATGGAGGTTATGATTTAAATAATTTTAATAAAGTTCTTGATGAATTTGATCAAAAAATAGGTCTTAAATATTTAAAAGGATTACATATCAATGATTCCAAAAATCCCCTAGGTTCAAATAAAGATCGTCATCAAAACATCGGAAAAGGATATATAGGATTAAGCAATCTAAAAAAAATTATTTTTCATCCAAAAATAATTAATCTTCCAAAAGCACTAGAAACTCCTTATGGAAAAGATGATTTCAAAAGATGAAAAGAAGAAATTGATCTTTTATTAAATTAA
- a CDS encoding SIR2 family protein, which produces MNAENNNLELNKNEDIYNEELLFQTVEKYFGVDKLYSYNLSFLIGNDFFKLVEGYDYEDFYQKLKKTKAYKRKKTTIKNLDKLSKKIGAEFDINLTEGLLQLNKKKKYFDFDNKRANIRELYNPFLKIINNYLENSFQNEVNILTIDFSNFFENLFTPSRFLLKKYNFNKKEQDELIKKINLYKIFGDIEDPKEIKLPKEFKKNYLPFFAFDQLRIFTNKINEKNSVLVVFGYDFSDQYLNNLLLDLKDNKSIKILLLVDQKNKEQEIIYQFLQFQNTFLFKFIDYTKSDYLNNLEEILYSKISFLRSKKDISNLVEKEQKKTKTNRKNSTKKGKNKKNE; this is translated from the coding sequence ATGAATGCAGAAAACAATAATTTAGAATTAAATAAGAATGAAGATATTTATAACGAAGAGCTGCTTTTTCAAACAGTAGAAAAATACTTTGGTGTAGACAAACTTTATTCTTATAATTTAAGTTTTTTAATTGGAAATGATTTTTTTAAATTAGTAGAAGGATATGATTATGAAGATTTTTATCAAAAATTAAAAAAAACAAAAGCTTATAAAAGAAAAAAAACAACAATTAAAAATTTAGATAAATTATCAAAAAAAATTGGAGCAGAGTTTGATATTAATCTTACAGAAGGATTATTGCAATTAAATAAAAAAAAGAAATATTTTGATTTTGATAATAAAAGAGCAAATATAAGAGAACTTTATAATCCCTTTTTAAAAATTATCAATAATTATTTAGAAAATAGTTTTCAAAATGAAGTTAATATTTTAACAATAGATTTTAGTAATTTTTTTGAAAATTTATTTACTCCAAGTCGGTTTTTATTAAAAAAATATAATTTTAATAAAAAAGAGCAAGATGAGCTTATTAAAAAAATTAATCTTTATAAAATATTTGGTGATATTGAAGATCCAAAAGAAATCAAATTACCGAAGGAATTTAAGAAAAATTATTTGCCTTTTTTTGCTTTTGATCAATTAAGAATATTTACAAATAAAATAAATGAAAAAAATTCTGTCCTTGTTGTATTTGGTTATGATTTTTCGGATCAATATTTAAATAATTTACTTCTAGATTTAAAGGATAATAAATCAATAAAAATATTATTACTTGTTGATCAAAAAAATAAAGAACAAGAGATAATATATCAATTTTTACAATTTCAAAATACTTTTTTATTTAAATTTATTGATTATACAAAAAGTGATTATTTGAATAATTTAGAAGAAATCTTATATTCAAAAATTTCTTTTTTAAGAAGCAAAAAAGATATCAGTAATTTAGTAGAAAAAGAGCAAAAAAAGACAAAAACAAATAGAAAAAATTCAACAAAAAAAGGGAAAAACAAGAAAAATGAATAA
- a CDS encoding RCC1 domain-containing protein, translating into MKKKFRNIFLSSLFLFSGQAIIYLQISNNQKNQQYNLEDSNKTNVITDQNIKKGYQFDEGEAAAVTTDQNGYDHLYMWGDNSNYQLGLPYINSYSKSDNIQNENINKRNYYYIPTEVNYIKEQKGRIEDLKSTKYNTILTFVDQEQNYHLYIYGSNINGLLTKQDLSLNSKNSPIIIDIPSNLKIADIELTDDNAYLLLDEKTGDKQYLYSWGKNDYGQLGLGYSDNKIHKNPTVSKYINGKTNENLYVNSIYAENDALYLLVQNSNENEYQTIYSLGSNKNGQLGLNSSNYDGKNPVPTEIPFFAREKAQEIIFIDGNNHQGMYTEFIENDQTYLVGWGNNNRKQLINIDDKNIDQPTAIFDQEQNFIIGDKGDPLFDSNTNQLLLSDFGYEQSYLILEEGTLIDEKFNVERIVIEGWGLNAHNSLGGNNVGQINEPIEINSFLIENYNGYQIKNISTGSHSTDILIENNQQNQNLYTWGYNQTGQLGNGEEATFASPTTSNLFLSMQTSKEVISNNIAYQLSLAIFIVIIIILILVLISLYLSIRRYRKVSWSVQTQKNEDELKEQELVKELTTQNLDLNLD; encoded by the coding sequence GTGAAAAAAAAATTTAGAAATATATTTTTATCATCATTATTTTTATTTTCGGGACAAGCAATAATTTATCTCCAAATATCAAATAATCAAAAAAATCAACAATATAATTTAGAAGATAGTAATAAAACAAATGTTATTACTGATCAAAATATTAAAAAAGGATATCAATTTGATGAAGGAGAAGCTGCAGCAGTTACAACAGATCAGAACGGATATGATCATTTGTATATGTGAGGAGATAATAGTAATTACCAATTAGGACTTCCTTATATAAATTCATATTCAAAATCTGATAATATTCAAAATGAAAATATAAATAAGAGAAATTATTATTATATCCCTACAGAAGTAAATTATATTAAAGAGCAAAAAGGAAGAATAGAAGACTTAAAATCAACAAAATACAATACAATTTTAACTTTTGTTGATCAAGAACAAAATTACCATCTTTATATTTATGGCTCAAATATTAATGGTTTACTTACTAAGCAAGATTTATCTTTAAATAGTAAAAATAGTCCAATTATTATTGATATTCCAAGTAATTTAAAAATTGCAGATATTGAACTTACAGATGATAATGCTTATCTTTTACTTGATGAAAAAACAGGTGATAAACAATATTTATATAGTTGAGGTAAAAATGATTATGGACAATTGGGATTAGGATATAGTGACAATAAAATTCATAAAAATCCCACTGTTTCTAAATATATAAATGGTAAAACAAATGAGAATCTTTATGTAAATTCAATTTATGCAGAAAATGATGCTTTATATTTATTAGTACAAAATAGTAATGAAAATGAATATCAAACAATTTATAGTTTGGGTTCAAATAAAAATGGACAATTAGGTTTAAATTCTTCAAATTATGATGGTAAAAATCCTGTTCCAACTGAAATACCTTTTTTTGCAAGGGAAAAAGCACAGGAAATAATTTTTATTGATGGTAATAATCATCAAGGAATGTATACAGAATTTATAGAAAATGATCAAACTTATCTTGTCGGATGAGGAAATAATAATAGAAAACAATTAATAAATATTGATGATAAAAATATAGATCAACCAACAGCAATATTTGATCAAGAACAAAATTTTATAATAGGAGATAAAGGCGATCCGCTTTTTGATTCAAATACAAATCAATTGCTTTTATCTGATTTTGGATATGAACAATCTTATTTAATTCTAGAAGAAGGAACATTAATAGATGAAAAATTTAATGTTGAAAGAATTGTAATTGAAGGATGAGGTTTAAATGCTCATAATAGTTTGGGTGGAAATAATGTCGGTCAAATTAATGAACCAATAGAAATAAACAGTTTTTTAATTGAAAATTATAATGGATATCAAATTAAAAATATTTCTACAGGAAGTCATAGTACTGATATTTTAATTGAAAACAATCAACAAAATCAAAATTTATATACTTGAGGATATAATCAAACTGGACAATTAGGAAATGGAGAAGAAGCAACTTTTGCATCACCTACTACTTCAAATCTTTTCTTATCTATGCAAACTTCAAAAGAAGTAATTAGTAATAATATTGCATATCAATTATCTCTTGCAATTTTTATTGTAATTATAATTATTTTAATATTGGTACTTATTAGCTTATATTTAAGTATTAGAAGATATCGTAAAGTATCTTGATCAGTGCAAACTCAAAAAAACGAAGATGAATTAAAAGAACAAGAATTAGTAAAAGAATTAACAACACAAAATTTAGATTTAAACTTAGATTAA
- a CDS encoding DEAD/DEAH box helicase codes for MKIKINLNKYLESEKFNNLLEVQKDVFSILEVKNNLFCQSPTGTGKTLAYLLPILNQIEMDKKGVEAIILVPTNELIHQLKNQLLKINKYLNFSYFAITKNLDYDIEKNKYNKEAKIIISTIDKISSLQKKSPISYKKLKYIVVDEVDMIDNFKQLEQIKKFVDILKIKNNVSFSFFSATLEKNLQNKIEKLFKIKAKVINLNSKLEKKININLIKILNNDRLETLINLLKSNQFNPFFVIIFANKSKEVKKIYDYLISNNFKDIRYFSADLNIRKRKQIFTEVRNQKIIYLVTTDLYARGLDFNNVSHIINYDLPVDLNYFKHRIGRTNRSEDLKGKIYLLYNQNDQEKIKIIKNKNKNLTFKNLI; via the coding sequence ATGAAGATAAAAATAAATCTAAACAAATATTTAGAATCAGAAAAATTTAATAATTTATTGGAAGTACAAAAAGATGTATTTTCAATTCTTGAAGTTAAAAATAATCTTTTTTGTCAATCTCCTACTGGGACAGGAAAAACGCTTGCTTATCTTTTACCAATTCTAAATCAAATAGAAATGGATAAAAAGGGAGTAGAGGCAATTATTCTTGTTCCAACTAATGAATTAATTCATCAATTGAAAAATCAATTATTAAAAATTAATAAATATCTTAATTTTTCTTATTTTGCAATTACAAAAAATCTTGATTATGATATAGAAAAAAATAAATATAATAAAGAAGCAAAAATAATAATTTCAACAATTGATAAAATTTCTAGTTTACAAAAAAAATCACCAATTAGCTATAAAAAACTAAAATATATTGTTGTTGATGAAGTAGATATGATTGATAATTTTAAACAATTAGAACAAATTAAAAAATTTGTTGATATTTTAAAAATTAAAAATAATGTTTCTTTTTCTTTTTTCTCTGCAACATTAGAAAAAAATTTGCAGAATAAAATTGAAAAACTTTTTAAAATTAAAGCAAAAGTAATTAATTTAAATAGTAAATTAGAAAAAAAGATTAATATTAATTTAATAAAAATCTTAAATAATGATCGACTAGAAACTTTAATTAATTTATTAAAAAGCAATCAATTTAATCCTTTTTTTGTAATTATCTTTGCAAATAAAAGCAAAGAAGTAAAAAAGATTTATGATTATTTAATTTCAAATAATTTTAAAGATATAAGATATTTTTCTGCTGATCTAAACATTAGAAAAAGAAAGCAAATTTTTACAGAAGTAAGAAATCAGAAAATAATTTACTTAGTAACAACTGATTTGTATGCAAGAGGATTAGATTTTAATAATGTTAGTCACATTATAAATTATGATCTTCCAGTTGATTTAAATTATTTTAAACATAGAATCGGAAGAACTAATCGATCCGAAGATTTAAAAGGAAAAATTTATCTTTTATATAATCAAAATGATCAAGAAAAAATAAAAATAATTAAAAATAAAAATAAAAATTTAACATTTAAAAATTTAATCTAA
- a CDS encoding RsmD family RNA methyltransferase yields the protein MKINFGKYRSKNLIVGKNQKMRPTQAIAKKIIFNLIKIKNEDLVLDLFAGTGALGFESLSLGAKKVIWIDNNLKSYQAIKNNIFNLKLDQKNYQVFHTDFRRALKKIPYKPTIIFLDPPFISEKYYDISLKLIFENDLLSKDGIIILEKPIDYKIDNLKLYNIFINKKLGVNKEIIFIKK from the coding sequence ATGAAAATTAATTTTGGAAAATATCGTAGTAAAAATTTAATAGTAGGAAAAAATCAAAAAATGCGGCCAACACAAGCGATTGCAAAAAAGATTATTTTTAATTTAATAAAAATTAAAAATGAAGATTTAGTTTTGGATCTTTTTGCTGGAACAGGTGCATTAGGATTTGAATCATTATCATTAGGTGCTAAAAAAGTGATTTGAATTGATAATAATTTAAAATCTTATCAAGCAATTAAAAATAACATTTTTAATTTAAAATTAGATCAAAAAAATTATCAAGTTTTTCATACAGATTTTCGTAGGGCTCTTAAAAAAATTCCTTATAAACCAACAATTATTTTTTTGGATCCTCCATTTATTTCTGAAAAATATTATGATATTAGTTTAAAGTTAATTTTTGAAAATGATTTATTATCTAAGGATGGGATTATAATTTTAGAAAAACCTATTGATTACAAAATTGATAATCTTAAATTGTATAATATATTTATTAATAAAAAATTAGGAGTTAATAAAGAAATTATTTTTATAAAAAAATAA
- a CDS encoding adenylyltransferase/cytidyltransferase family protein, with translation MKKENTDIQNQEIAIFPASFNPIHNGHIELIEISAEIYKTLYVFVANNESKNYSVDLEERYKIVKKAISSLNKDNIIVVKQSNLQTTGLFTKLNKINVVIRGSREVKLSSYESILADKYLEDNSQLKFHFFSFEDEKTSSTKIRELISNNQSISEFVPKIVEKDIIKLWKNAEK, from the coding sequence ATGAAAAAAGAAAATACTGATATTCAAAATCAAGAAATCGCAATTTTTCCTGCATCTTTTAATCCAATTCATAATGGTCATATTGAACTTATTGAAATTTCAGCAGAAATTTATAAAACATTATATGTGTTTGTTGCAAATAATGAAAGTAAAAATTATTCTGTTGATCTTGAAGAAAGATATAAAATTGTAAAAAAAGCAATTTCATCATTGAATAAGGATAATATTATAGTTGTGAAACAAAGTAATTTACAAACAACGGGATTATTTACAAAATTAAATAAAATTAATGTTGTAATAAGAGGAAGCAGAGAAGTAAAATTATCATCTTATGAATCAATTCTAGCTGATAAATATTTGGAAGATAATAGTCAATTAAAATTTCATTTTTTTAGTTTTGAAGATGAAAAAACTTCTTCTACTAAAATAAGAGAATTAATTTCAAATAATCAATCAATTAGTGAATTTGTCCCTAAAATTGTTGAAAAAGATATAATAAAACTATGAAAAAACGCGGAAAAATAA
- the gmk gene encoding guanylate kinase translates to MKKRGKIIVFTGPSGVGKETVKKLFINDKRFNLRYSISATSRPKRKGELNGKNYHFLTKEKFEKWIKKNKFLEWVIFSNNYYGTPDHFLNKYLKKGENVLLEIELIGAKKVIKKYPDAVTIFLLPPKISDLEKRLSLRKTENEEEIRKRIEIAKAEIKEKDLFKYRVVNKEPKESAKEIIEILKKELL, encoded by the coding sequence ATGAAAAAACGCGGAAAAATAATTGTTTTTACTGGACCTAGTGGTGTTGGAAAAGAAACTGTTAAAAAATTATTTATTAATGATAAAAGGTTTAATCTTCGTTATTCAATTTCAGCAACATCTCGCCCAAAAAGAAAAGGTGAATTAAATGGTAAAAATTATCATTTTTTAACAAAAGAGAAATTTGAAAAATGAATTAAGAAAAATAAATTTTTAGAATGAGTTATATTTTCAAATAATTATTATGGTACTCCTGATCATTTTTTAAACAAATATTTAAAAAAAGGTGAGAATGTTTTATTAGAAATAGAACTTATTGGCGCAAAAAAAGTGATAAAAAAATATCCAGATGCTGTTACAATTTTCTTATTGCCTCCAAAAATTAGTGATTTAGAAAAGCGTTTGTCTTTAAGAAAAACTGAAAATGAGGAAGAAATTAGAAAAAGAATCGAAATTGCAAAAGCAGAAATTAAAGAAAAAGATTTATTTAAATATAGAGTTGTAAATAAAGAACCTAAAGAAAGTGCAAAAGAAATAATTGAAATTTTAAAAAAGGAACTTTTATAA
- a CDS encoding PP2C family protein-serine/threonine phosphatase — protein sequence MKFNFAGSTIKGVRVENQDNFTVFWAKNKSYIVAAIADGMGGYKGGKLASEVVINFIEKDFENLDLKEKNDNEIFNLMIREIRLVQLKLIDLTKKENAPLEMGTTINFNLIYKNKIYTLNIGDTRATHYYNKKLIDISEDHNLATLAKKDSNFRKYRKYTNFLTSALGPKKESRLDIFITKLQKKGILILASDGIHNFVKKQELKKILKLRNPVAKKVEKIIKKAKKSYSNDNMTCVLVEYGI from the coding sequence ATGAAATTTAATTTTGCTGGAAGTACAATTAAGGGAGTCAGGGTTGAAAACCAAGACAACTTTACTGTATTTTGAGCAAAAAATAAGAGTTATATAGTTGCAGCAATTGCAGATGGAATGGGAGGATATAAAGGGGGAAAATTAGCATCAGAAGTAGTAATAAATTTTATTGAAAAAGATTTTGAAAATTTAGATTTAAAAGAAAAGAATGATAATGAAATTTTTAATCTAATGATTAGAGAAATCAGATTAGTTCAATTGAAATTAATTGATCTTACAAAAAAAGAAAACGCCCCACTAGAAATGGGGACAACAATAAATTTTAATTTAATATATAAAAATAAGATATATACTTTAAATATTGGTGATACAAGAGCCACTCATTATTATAATAAGAAGTTAATTGATATTTCTGAAGATCATAATTTAGCTACGCTAGCTAAAAAAGATAGTAATTTTCGAAAATATCGAAAATATACAAATTTTTTAACTTCTGCACTTGGTCCTAAAAAAGAATCAAGATTAGATATTTTTATTACAAAATTACAAAAAAAAGGAATTCTTATTCTTGCATCAGATGGAATTCATAATTTTGTAAAAAAACAAGAATTGAAGAAAATTTTAAAATTAAGAAATCCTGTTGCAAAAAAAGTTGAAAAGATCATTAAGAAAGCAAAAAAAAGTTATTCGAATGATAATATGACTTGCGTCTTGGTGGAATATGGAATTTAA